In a single window of the Desulfovibrio sp. Huiquan2017 genome:
- the hcp gene encoding hydroxylamine reductase: MFCYQCQETAKNAGCTIKGMCGKPEETANLQDLLIFVLRGIAVYGEKLKELGHPDRTNDDFVLQGLFTTITNANWDDVRFEGMIEEALNRRDALKAKFMDAYKAKNGKEYTDSLPEAATWSGSVSSFAAKAQAVGIQATEDEDVRSLREFLIIGLKGVAAYAEHAAVLGFRKPEIDDFMLEALASTTKDLSVDEMVGLVMKAGETAVTTMALLDEANTTTYGNPEITEVNIGVGNKPGILISGHDLKDMEELLKQTAGTGIDVYTHGEMLPANYYPAFKKYDHFVGNYGGSWWHQNTEFEDFNGPILLTTNCLVPLKKSNTYLDRLYTTGVVGYEGAKHIAERPQGGAKDFSGIIAQAKQCSPPTELEKGTIVGGFAHHQVTALADKVVDAVKSGAIKRFVVMAGCDGRQKSREYYTEVAENLPKDTVILTAGCAKFRYNKLDLGDIGGIPRVLDAGQCNDSYSLAVIALKLKEIFELEDINDLPVSYDIAWYEQKAVAVLLALLFLGVKGIRLGPTLPGFLSPNVAKVVIEKFDLKPIGAVQEDIAAMMAGK, translated from the coding sequence ATGTTCTGCTACCAATGTCAAGAAACGGCTAAAAACGCAGGTTGTACAATCAAAGGAATGTGCGGAAAGCCGGAGGAAACGGCCAATCTTCAAGATCTTCTGATTTTTGTCCTTAGAGGTATCGCCGTATATGGAGAAAAACTTAAGGAATTGGGACACCCGGACCGGACAAATGACGATTTCGTACTCCAAGGATTATTTACAACCATCACCAACGCAAATTGGGATGATGTCCGTTTCGAAGGCATGATTGAAGAAGCCCTGAATCGCCGTGACGCGCTCAAAGCGAAATTCATGGATGCTTACAAGGCAAAAAATGGCAAAGAATATACAGACTCTCTGCCCGAAGCTGCGACCTGGAGTGGCTCCGTCTCTTCCTTTGCGGCAAAGGCCCAGGCGGTCGGTATCCAGGCCACGGAAGACGAAGATGTGCGCTCCTTGCGAGAGTTCTTGATCATCGGCCTCAAGGGCGTGGCAGCTTATGCCGAACATGCCGCTGTACTTGGCTTCCGCAAGCCGGAAATCGATGACTTCATGCTTGAAGCACTGGCATCTACGACCAAAGATCTGTCTGTGGATGAGATGGTCGGCTTGGTTATGAAGGCTGGAGAAACCGCAGTCACAACGATGGCTCTGCTAGATGAGGCCAACACCACCACATACGGAAATCCGGAAATCACCGAAGTCAACATCGGTGTGGGTAACAAACCCGGCATCCTTATCAGCGGCCATGACCTCAAGGACATGGAAGAGCTGCTCAAGCAGACTGCGGGAACGGGCATCGACGTCTATACGCACGGCGAGATGCTCCCTGCCAACTACTATCCGGCCTTCAAGAAGTATGACCACTTCGTAGGCAACTATGGTGGTTCATGGTGGCATCAGAACACGGAATTCGAGGACTTCAATGGCCCAATCCTTCTGACCACCAACTGTCTCGTGCCGCTCAAGAAAAGCAACACCTACCTCGACCGTCTCTATACAACGGGTGTCGTGGGATACGAAGGAGCCAAGCATATTGCCGAGCGCCCTCAAGGCGGAGCCAAGGACTTTTCGGGGATCATCGCTCAGGCAAAGCAATGTTCGCCTCCTACGGAACTTGAAAAGGGCACCATAGTCGGCGGCTTCGCACACCATCAGGTAACCGCGTTGGCCGACAAGGTAGTTGATGCCGTCAAGTCGGGCGCGATCAAGCGGTTCGTGGTCATGGCAGGTTGTGATGGACGCCAAAAGTCTCGCGAGTACTACACGGAAGTCGCAGAAAACCTTCCCAAAGACACGGTTATCCTGACCGCCGGATGTGCCAAGTTCCGCTATAACAAGCTGGACCTCGGTGACATCGGCGGCATCCCGCGCGTCCTGGATGCAGGTCAGTGCAATGACTCCTATTCCCTCGCTGTCATTGCACTCAAGCTCAAGGAGATATTTGAACTGGAAGACATCAATGATCTCCCGGTGTCCTACGACATCGCCTGGTACGAACAAAAGGCCGTTGCGGTACTTCTCGCTCTGCTCTTCCTGGGCGTCAAAGGCATCCGTCTTGGACCGACTCTGCCTGGATTTCTGTCTCCCAATGTCGCCAAGGTCGTCATAGAGAAATTTGACCTCAAGCCCATTGGGGCCGTTCAGGAAGACATCGCTGCCATGATGGCTGGCAAATAA
- a CDS encoding CBS domain-containing protein, translated as MKKQCDPLMLTDEDILDAMQAMQGYVDITPGTFKEIYSISYDLALKRIRSLGKAEEIMTAPVHCLNKEMSLTEAASFMAEHGISGAPVVDGKGIVCGVISEKDFLRKMGLPTTAGIMSVVGECLTVNKCLVSGLREHYVHEIMSQPPISAREETTLAEISQLFTNHSINRIPICDMDGYPLGIVTRSDLVSSFCQTV; from the coding sequence ATGAAAAAACAGTGTGATCCTTTAATGCTGACAGATGAAGACATCCTCGATGCCATGCAAGCCATGCAGGGCTATGTGGACATTACACCGGGGACGTTCAAAGAAATTTATTCGATATCGTATGATTTGGCTTTGAAAAGAATCAGATCATTGGGAAAAGCGGAAGAGATCATGACCGCGCCCGTTCATTGCCTGAACAAAGAAATGAGCCTCACAGAGGCGGCTTCTTTCATGGCCGAACACGGCATAAGTGGCGCTCCGGTTGTCGATGGCAAAGGGATCGTCTGCGGGGTCATTTCTGAGAAAGACTTTCTCCGCAAAATGGGACTACCAACAACCGCAGGCATCATGTCCGTCGTTGGAGAATGTCTGACAGTCAACAAGTGCTTGGTTTCCGGTCTGCGAGAACATTACGTCCATGAAATAATGAGCCAGCCTCCCATATCCGCACGGGAGGAAACAACGCTGGCTGAAATCTCACAACTGTTCACGAACCATTCAATAAATCGAATCCCCATCTGCGATATGGATGGATATCCCCTCGGGATCGTCACAAGAAGCGACCTCGTTAGTTCATTCTGTCAAACGGTGTAA
- a CDS encoding HPP family protein: MNIFEKMKGHTQSPPRVGSSEVVWSWIGAFLGIALVGSFQSLVVDPIDRNLLIGSFGATAVLVYGAIRSPLAQPRNVLGGHVLSAVVGVLSFQIAGDITWLAAALAVSTAIALMHITKTLHPPGGATALIAVIGGDSIHNLGYFYALIPVGLGAILLLAVALVVNNMAGKRRYPEFWL; encoded by the coding sequence ATGAATATTTTTGAAAAAATGAAAGGACATACACAGAGCCCTCCCAGAGTCGGAAGCTCAGAGGTAGTCTGGTCGTGGATAGGCGCTTTTCTCGGCATTGCGCTTGTGGGGTCTTTCCAATCACTGGTCGTCGATCCCATCGACCGCAACTTGCTCATCGGCTCTTTCGGAGCCACGGCAGTCCTCGTCTACGGAGCGATACGCAGCCCGTTGGCGCAGCCTCGAAACGTCCTCGGCGGGCATGTCCTCTCGGCGGTAGTCGGTGTGCTGTCATTTCAGATAGCGGGGGACATCACCTGGCTGGCGGCGGCCCTGGCCGTATCCACCGCCATCGCCTTGATGCACATAACCAAGACGCTGCACCCTCCTGGTGGTGCGACCGCGCTCATAGCCGTGATCGGCGGCGATTCGATCCACAACCTGGGATATTTTTATGCGCTGATACCGGTTGGTCTCGGAGCGATTCTTCTCCTCGCAGTCGCATTAGTGGTCAACAATATGGCCGGTAAGCGGCGTTATCCCGAGTTCTGGCTTTAA
- a CDS encoding anaerobic nitric oxide reductase flavorubredoxin, whose protein sequence is MSFKLTESVTWVGKIDWELQKFHGEEYSTFKGSSYNSYLVRDEKTVLIDTVYGPFGKEFVANLEREIDLDKIDYIVINHCEVDHSGGLPELMRRIADVPIYCSAQAVKILKGYYHSDWNFQVVKTGDTLSLGEKTLSFISAPMLHWPDSMFTYMDKDNVLFSNDAFGHHLASDLMYNDLVDQEELMNECIKYYANILTPFSKLVTKKINEVVGLGLPVDFIFPSHGIMWRDNPLQIVQKYLEWADDYQEDQITIIYDTMWNSTRDMAEAIASGIRQANKDVVIKILHVGQRDKNDILTEIFRSKMVVAGCSTINKGILSHMAGMLEMIHGLAFKNKKGAAFGSYGWSGESVKMISDSLEKAGIEVVAEGLKALWKPDDAGRQECEAYGRQLAEYL, encoded by the coding sequence ATGAGTTTCAAACTGACAGAGAGCGTTACCTGGGTCGGTAAGATTGATTGGGAATTACAAAAATTCCATGGAGAGGAGTACTCAACGTTCAAAGGCTCTTCTTACAATTCATACCTCGTCCGAGATGAGAAAACAGTTCTGATCGACACGGTCTATGGCCCCTTTGGAAAGGAATTCGTCGCCAATCTGGAAAGAGAAATCGATTTGGACAAGATCGACTACATCGTCATAAACCACTGCGAGGTGGATCATAGCGGGGGGCTACCGGAACTCATGCGCCGCATAGCGGACGTACCGATTTACTGTTCAGCCCAAGCGGTAAAAATACTGAAAGGATACTACCACTCCGACTGGAATTTCCAGGTGGTCAAAACGGGAGACACCCTCTCCCTGGGAGAGAAAACCCTATCCTTCATTTCAGCCCCGATGCTCCATTGGCCGGACTCCATGTTCACCTATATGGACAAGGATAACGTTCTATTCAGCAACGATGCTTTTGGTCATCACCTCGCATCCGATCTGATGTACAACGATTTGGTCGATCAGGAAGAACTCATGAACGAATGCATAAAATATTATGCAAACATCCTCACGCCGTTCAGCAAGTTAGTGACAAAAAAGATCAATGAAGTGGTCGGGCTGGGATTGCCCGTTGACTTCATCTTCCCCAGCCATGGCATCATGTGGCGCGATAATCCTCTTCAGATCGTGCAGAAATATCTGGAGTGGGCAGACGATTATCAGGAAGATCAAATCACCATCATCTATGACACGATGTGGAACAGCACGCGGGACATGGCTGAAGCGATCGCTTCAGGCATCCGCCAGGCAAACAAAGACGTCGTCATCAAGATTCTCCATGTCGGGCAGCGCGACAAGAATGATATTCTTACGGAGATATTCCGCTCCAAAATGGTGGTAGCAGGTTGTTCGACCATCAACAAAGGCATTCTCTCCCATATGGCGGGCATGCTCGAAATGATCCACGGCCTTGCCTTCAAGAACAAGAAAGGAGCAGCCTTCGGCTCCTACGGCTGGTCGGGAGAGAGTGTCAAAATGATTTCTGACAGTCTTGAAAAAGCAGGAATAGAAGTGGTCGCGGAAGGTTTAAAGGCACTGTGGAAACCCGACGATGCAGGTCGTCAGGAATGCGAAGCATACGGTCGGCAACTCGCTGAATATTTATAG
- a CDS encoding cupin domain-containing protein produces MSKTKKVGVAFGVEGSIQYADDSVVSQTLFNKDTGTITLFAFDEGQGLSEHTAPFDAVVHILDGQAQITIGGESHAVSKGEIIIMPANIPHALHAEIKFKMLLTMIRGE; encoded by the coding sequence ATGAGTAAGACCAAGAAAGTCGGCGTAGCTTTTGGAGTTGAGGGATCGATTCAATATGCCGATGACTCCGTCGTCAGCCAGACTCTGTTCAACAAAGACACCGGAACAATCACCCTCTTCGCCTTTGACGAAGGCCAGGGACTAAGCGAACACACTGCTCCGTTTGATGCTGTTGTCCACATCCTGGACGGACAGGCCCAGATCACCATCGGCGGAGAGTCTCATGCCGTAAGCAAAGGCGAAATAATCATCATGCCTGCCAACATTCCTCATGCACTTCATGCCGAGATAAAGTTTAAGATGCTCCTGACTATGATTCGAGGAGAATAA
- a CDS encoding CYTH domain-containing protein, with protein MAKEIERKFLLVGDDWRGLADGTHYRQGYLNSAKERTVRVRTIDDKGFLTIKGITTGATRVEYEYEIPHAECTEMLDDLAEKPIIEKARYKIEFGGFIWEVDEFFGVNNGLVVAEIELSSEDQAFEKPSWVGEEVTGDPRYFNSNLVNNPYTTW; from the coding sequence ATGGCTAAAGAAATTGAACGCAAATTCCTGCTCGTCGGTGATGACTGGCGCGGCCTGGCAGACGGTACTCACTACCGTCAAGGATATCTGAACAGCGCCAAGGAACGCACTGTTCGTGTCCGCACCATTGATGACAAGGGGTTCCTGACCATCAAGGGCATCACTACCGGAGCGACCCGGGTGGAGTACGAATATGAGATTCCGCATGCAGAATGCACCGAGATGCTCGACGATCTGGCCGAAAAGCCAATCATTGAAAAGGCCCGTTACAAGATCGAGTTTGGCGGTTTTATTTGGGAAGTCGATGAATTCTTCGGTGTGAACAACGGCCTCGTGGTCGCCGAAATAGAATTGTCGAGTGAGGACCAGGCCTTCGAAAAACCCTCCTGGGTCGGCGAAGAAGTAACCGGCGATCCTCGCTACTTCAATTCCAACCTCGTCAACAATCCCTATACAACCTGGTAA
- a CDS encoding LysR family transcriptional regulator: protein MNEASLKVFMAVCDTGSFTKAAGELFITQPAVSRHVQALEHHYGVDLFERRGRSIELTPNGEILRNKARELFSLYADVESLFEDLINLRRGKIAIAASATIATYLLPPAIASFRQQFPGVIIELLSGNTHEVKKMVGNGDADIGFGGGAGVESRGLVRAMVHKEQLVIVTRTDSDICKKEVVTPEDMQDHQFIWREKGTQIRLYVRELFKNTPIQSPSVVAHRVATAKRFAQVEGYLTALPYSAVKREVEDGRLAILNVKDFNVAIGFNAFVSASRRQGVASQAFLQHLLNCGVFTHSSALKKLLKVSK, encoded by the coding sequence ATGAATGAAGCATCGTTGAAAGTATTTATGGCGGTTTGTGACACCGGCAGTTTTACCAAGGCCGCCGGTGAGTTGTTCATCACCCAACCGGCGGTGAGCCGCCATGTCCAAGCATTGGAGCATCATTATGGGGTGGACTTGTTCGAACGCCGAGGGCGAAGCATCGAGTTGACGCCCAACGGCGAAATTCTCCGGAATAAGGCTAGAGAACTGTTCTCCCTGTATGCCGACGTGGAGTCGTTATTCGAGGACCTCATCAATCTCAGACGCGGGAAGATTGCTATCGCCGCCTCGGCGACCATCGCTACATACCTGTTACCCCCGGCTATCGCATCATTCCGCCAACAATTCCCTGGTGTTATCATCGAGTTGCTTTCGGGGAATACCCACGAGGTCAAAAAGATGGTCGGCAACGGTGATGCGGATATCGGGTTCGGCGGCGGCGCGGGTGTGGAAAGCCGAGGACTTGTTCGGGCCATGGTGCACAAGGAGCAGTTGGTCATTGTGACCCGAACCGATAGCGACATCTGTAAAAAAGAAGTTGTAACCCCGGAGGATATGCAGGACCACCAGTTCATCTGGCGTGAGAAAGGCACCCAAATCCGACTCTATGTGCGTGAGCTATTCAAAAACACGCCTATACAGTCCCCGAGCGTAGTGGCTCACCGCGTGGCCACGGCTAAACGCTTTGCCCAAGTTGAAGGATATCTGACCGCTTTGCCCTACTCTGCGGTGAAACGAGAAGTTGAGGACGGTAGACTCGCCATTCTGAACGTCAAGGATTTCAACGTTGCCATTGGATTCAACGCCTTCGTCAGCGCCAGTCGCCGCCAGGGAGTTGCTAGCCAAGCATTTCTACAACATCTCCTCAACTGTGGAGTCTTCACTCACTCCAGTGCCTTGAAAAAACTTCTCAAAGTGAGCAAGTAA
- a CDS encoding transporter substrate-binding domain-containing protein, giving the protein MKRLATYCYWALLVGLIIPLSVASAQETTYMVSTEIWPPFRLLDDKGNLSGFDVELLSLIGNETGLIFKWQQRPWPRVLDELEAGESDMTTGIAINDSRKKYLVYTDSSYFSCSPKFYVLKRNQIRIRKYVDLTPLRIGVSRNSVYFPKFDEDNTLQKMLGHSEEHLIRMVLAGRWDAFVGTDCQVLYDLKRLELSSAIVEAEYDPGKTTKLYFAVSKKSPLLVKMNELNAALEKFIRNGTVKKLAEKYFGK; this is encoded by the coding sequence GTGAAAAGACTAGCCACTTACTGCTATTGGGCCCTACTTGTTGGCCTTATTATCCCTCTATCTGTAGCGTCTGCCCAAGAAACAACTTATATGGTTTCGACAGAGATATGGCCGCCCTTTCGACTTCTTGATGACAAAGGTAATCTTTCGGGGTTCGACGTCGAACTGCTTTCTTTGATAGGGAATGAAACGGGGCTGATCTTCAAATGGCAACAAAGGCCATGGCCCCGCGTGTTGGATGAACTTGAAGCAGGCGAGTCCGATATGACTACCGGAATCGCAATAAACGATAGCCGGAAAAAATATCTTGTTTACACAGACTCGTCCTACTTTTCCTGTTCCCCAAAATTCTACGTTCTCAAACGTAATCAAATACGCATAAGAAAATACGTCGATCTAACACCTCTAAGAATTGGCGTATCCCGCAACTCCGTTTATTTTCCAAAGTTCGACGAGGACAACACCTTGCAAAAAATGCTTGGACATTCAGAAGAGCACTTAATCCGGATGGTACTAGCTGGGCGCTGGGATGCGTTTGTGGGTACAGACTGCCAAGTCCTCTACGATCTCAAAAGATTGGAGCTATCATCAGCAATCGTTGAAGCGGAATATGACCCTGGCAAAACGACCAAACTCTATTTTGCGGTATCTAAGAAGTCTCCGCTGCTTGTCAAAATGAACGAACTGAATGCAGCATTAGAAAAATTCATTCGAAACGGCACGGTCAAAAAGTTGGCTGAAAAGTATTTCGGTAAGTAA
- a CDS encoding BRO family protein — protein sequence MNEEERATCPVKYTEQGRNVAMITESGSYSLVLRSRKPEARRFKKGVTALKKMGH from the coding sequence CTGAACGAGGAAGAGCGTGCGACCTGCCCAGTAAAGTATACGGAGCAGGGCAGGAACGTGGCAATGATCACCGAGTCCGGCAGTTACTCCTTGGTCCTGCGCTCCAGGAAACCGGAGGCGCGGCGGTTCAAGAAGGGGGTGACGGCGTTGAAGAAGATGGGTCATTAA
- a CDS encoding transposase, whose protein sequence is MPAFVRVTKARLHDSKMAKMLKLPRGSIAVFDKAYINYSRFRTLGASGLFFVTRLKTNTVYQVLKRCPVRKGTGVTSAHVISVAIRGDELRLHRIGYRDPETGKFYEVLKPIRKDV, encoded by the coding sequence TTGCCTGCTTTCGTACGAGTCACCAAGGCCCGGCTGCACGATTCCAAGATGGCCAAGATGCTCAAGCTGCCCAGGGGCTCCATCGCCGTGTTCGACAAGGCCTACATCAACTACTCCCGGTTCCGAACGCTGGGCGCCTCCGGCCTGTTCTTCGTCACCAGACTCAAGACCAACACCGTGTACCAGGTGCTCAAGAGATGCCCTGTCAGGAAAGGCACGGGTGTGACCTCGGCCCACGTGATCAGCGTCGCCATCCGGGGTGACGAGCTTCGACTCCACCGCATCGGATACCGAGACCCTGAAACCGGAAAGTTCTACGAGGTCCTGAAACCGATAAGGAAGGACGTATGA
- the tnpA gene encoding IS200/IS605 family transposase codes for MKCKSSLCHTRWDCKYYVVWIPKYRDKVLFGKLRMLFGEVSHELAHQRESEILEGHLCRDHVHMLIAIPPKYSVAQVVGFIKGKSTIRITREVQDRAREFVGQNFWARGCFVSTVGRDDQVIRKYIRNQEETDKRLDQLKFPI; via the coding sequence ATGAAGTGTAAATCAAGCCTATGTCACACAAGATGGGACTGCAAGTATTATGTGGTTTGGATTCCCAAGTATCGAGACAAAGTGCTGTTTGGTAAGCTGCGCATGTTATTCGGTGAAGTGTCCCATGAACTAGCGCATCAACGTGAAAGCGAAATACTAGAAGGGCATTTATGCCGTGACCATGTCCACATGCTGATCGCGATTCCACCGAAATATTCGGTTGCGCAAGTGGTTGGTTTTATAAAGGGCAAGAGCACCATCCGTATAACGCGTGAAGTCCAAGATCGAGCACGAGAATTTGTGGGGCAAAACTTTTGGGCACGTGGTTGTTTTGTCTCAACCGTAGGAAGAGATGATCAAGTGATTCGGAAGTATATTCGAAACCAAGAAGAAACTGATAAGCGATTGGACCAATTAAAGTTCCCTATCTAA
- a CDS encoding DUF4258 domain-containing protein has translation MIVTKHAYTRMQERNIVAPTALACVAMGEKSPGRLGATRHHLMGYTAVTVPCDNGLRLVTVYNGRPHDHIGAAYEPRRRTRDPTCSVI, from the coding sequence GTGATTGTTACGAAGCATGCTTACACCCGTATGCAAGAACGCAACATCGTTGCACCTACCGCCTTGGCATGTGTTGCCATGGGCGAGAAAAGTCCGGGACGGTTGGGCGCCACCCGGCATCATTTGATGGGGTACACGGCTGTGACAGTGCCGTGCGACAACGGATTGAGGCTCGTGACCGTATATAACGGCCGACCTCATGATCACATCGGAGCGGCATACGAGCCGCGTCGCCGGACACGCGACCCGACCTGCTCCGTGATTTGA